From a region of the Phaseolus vulgaris cultivar G19833 chromosome 6, P. vulgaris v2.0, whole genome shotgun sequence genome:
- the LOC137833352 gene encoding non-specific lipid-transfer protein AP10-like, translating to MKVLAMVMFVTGYGLAITRLSEGQMPASCDEYNPLFSPCVPYLVNPDFGIPSPRCCAGAAQVFGKANNPAAIKKLCTCLVATMPNLSFKPEKLTQLPAACKIKLSFPIDKCIKA from the coding sequence ATGAAGGTTTTGGCTATGGTGATGTTTGTTACGGGTTATGGTTTGGCCATAACAAGATTGAGTGAAGGTCAAATGCCTGCTAGCTGTGATGAGTATAATCCATTATTTTCACCATGTGTGCCTTATTTGGTTAATCCAGACTTTGGGATTCCAAGTCCAAGGTGTTGTGCTGGAGCTGCTCAGGTGTTTGGAAAAGCCAACAATCCTGCAGCTATTAAAAAACTTTGTACTTGTCTGGTTGCCACTATGCCTAATTTGTCGTTTAAACCTGAGAAATTGACACAACTCCCAGCAGCCTGCAAGATTAAACTTTCATTTCCTATTGATAAGTGCATAAAAGCTTGA